One stretch of Streptococcus australis DNA includes these proteins:
- a CDS encoding ABC-three component system middle component 1 gives MDSFLQQILEQHNFHKCDEHLELWGGEGNEFFLIQEYSREDFKSSSEGGSDFFTCEQTNKLISCFEKLNDNKIKKNTSLFVTIKVDELKQSYESLRNMIMKVEEDEYYFRKYVILYTEEGLSRLNSNIEDLLNYIQSISPEGEYLFDKFESDMFFDTSYFIAIQLIIKLPFASLHHSDNHFEIVENKIQARIEMEGLNDHKKQVDNILEIFSGVDIRKQLEDEASGLLDSLNQILGD, from the coding sequence ATGGATAGTTTTTTGCAACAGATCTTAGAACAACATAATTTTCATAAATGTGATGAGCATTTAGAATTGTGGGGAGGGGAAGGAAATGAATTTTTCCTTATTCAAGAATATAGTAGGGAGGATTTTAAATCTAGTAGCGAAGGAGGGTCAGATTTTTTTACTTGTGAGCAAACAAATAAGTTGATATCTTGCTTTGAAAAACTTAATGATAATAAAATTAAGAAAAATACCTCTTTATTTGTAACCATAAAAGTTGATGAACTGAAGCAATCATATGAAAGTCTTAGAAATATGATTATGAAAGTTGAAGAAGATGAATATTACTTTAGAAAGTATGTCATACTATATACCGAGGAAGGATTGAGCAGATTGAACTCGAATATTGAAGACTTGCTAAATTATATTCAGTCTATATCTCCTGAGGGTGAGTATTTATTTGATAAATTTGAGAGTGACATGTTTTTTGATACTTCTTATTTTATTGCTATACAACTAATTATTAAATTACCATTTGCTTCTCTTCATCATTCTGATAATCATTTTGAAATAGTTGAAAATAAAATCCAAGCACGAATTGAAATGGAAGGGTTAAATGATCATAAAAAGCAGGTAGATAATATTTTAGAAATTTTTAGTGGAGTTGATATTAGGAAACAACTTGAAGATGAAGCTAGTGGTTTGCTGGATAGCTTAAATCAAATTTTAGGAGACTGA
- a CDS encoding ABC-three component system protein — MSSWSGYNHQGKVGIYLALTELKELIGKGNPYKDYKLILEKNGGEDVEICQSTRVISRHQVKAKKKGRYPNDYRNVRTINSKKCPSGYQTSGTTKDSRFLHVICEVQGWDMNEEVFQQTYKGASYVPNKSRVQLYTYPDNKKYCDLVRGGQSPIDNFCEEKIKEILIYSNSSLKDDSEHIEETLCEIKDLVSRRISQAHNNGNGVYPVIYFQEILKIIISQEKRHKQSIRRAKLSFEMYWNNIVEDDVDTTVINQILNLPDDKFEQLLIDLHPDNNIAELQQLNNIDNLIDKDSIGYILYEFLKNCKQERLLLDSLRYDQNNESLRLSMIHAPKAAARNVSDEIIKNINFLEASFDTDYLINMNINGQKFFEEKPIHEGGKEKLFAGALGEEKNRIFSNNLEYIDCVNTVEKLKED; from the coding sequence GTGTCTAGTTGGAGTGGTTATAATCATCAAGGAAAAGTGGGAATATATTTAGCATTAACCGAACTTAAAGAACTTATAGGAAAAGGAAATCCATATAAAGATTATAAACTAATACTTGAAAAAAATGGTGGTGAAGATGTTGAGATTTGTCAATCTACGCGAGTAATATCAAGGCATCAAGTAAAAGCTAAGAAAAAGGGGAGATATCCGAATGATTATCGTAATGTTAGAACAATAAATTCTAAGAAATGCCCCTCTGGGTATCAAACTTCAGGAACGACTAAAGATAGTAGATTTTTACATGTTATTTGTGAAGTTCAGGGATGGGATATGAATGAGGAAGTGTTCCAACAAACCTATAAAGGAGCAAGTTATGTACCTAATAAGAGCCGAGTTCAACTATATACCTATCCAGATAATAAAAAATATTGTGATTTAGTTAGAGGGGGCCAATCACCTATTGATAATTTTTGCGAAGAAAAAATCAAGGAAATCTTGATATATTCTAATAGTTCTTTAAAAGATGATTCTGAACATATAGAGGAGACGCTATGTGAAATTAAAGATTTAGTTTCTAGACGGATTAGTCAAGCACATAATAATGGAAATGGTGTTTATCCTGTAATATATTTTCAAGAAATTTTAAAAATTATTATTTCACAGGAAAAACGTCATAAACAATCTATTAGAAGAGCGAAATTAAGTTTTGAAATGTATTGGAATAACATTGTTGAAGATGATGTTGATACGACTGTTATAAATCAGATATTAAATTTACCTGATGACAAATTTGAACAATTGTTGATTGATTTGCATCCAGATAACAATATCGCTGAACTTCAGCAATTAAATAATATAGATAATTTAATTGATAAAGATAGCATTGGATATATCCTATATGAATTTCTTAAAAATTGTAAACAAGAAAGACTTTTGTTAGATAGTTTACGGTATGATCAAAACAATGAGTCATTGAGACTTAGCATGATTCATGCGCCCAAAGCGGCAGCGAGAAATGTTAGCGACGAAATTATTAAGAATATAAACTTTCTAGAAGCAAGTTTTGATACTGATTATTTGATTAATATGAATATAAATGGACAAAAGTTTTTTGAAGAGAAGCCAATCCATGAAGGTGGAAAAGAAAAGCTGTTTGCAGGAGCCCTTGGCGAGGAAAAAAATAGAATATTTTCAAATAATTTAGAATATATTGATTGTGTGAATACTGTTGAAAAATTGAAAGAGGATTGA
- a CDS encoding type II toxin-antitoxin system RelB/DinJ family antitoxin: protein MSKTSMSIRLDSEVKEQAQQVFNNLGMDMTTAINIFLRQAIQYQGLPFDVRLDENRKLLEVLRDLNQNRNMSQSFESVSDLMEDLRA, encoded by the coding sequence ATGTCAAAGACGAGTATGAGTATCCGTTTGGATAGTGAGGTTAAGGAGCAGGCCCAACAGGTTTTTAATAATCTGGGAATGGATATGACCACAGCTATCAATATTTTCCTTCGTCAGGCTATTCAATATCAGGGTTTGCCTTTTGATGTTAGGCTTGATGAGAATCGGAAGTTACTTGAGGTATTAAGGGATTTAAATCAAAATCGTAATATGAGCCAATCCTTTGAATCAGTCTCAGACTTGATGGAGGACTTACGTGCTTAA
- a CDS encoding type II toxin-antitoxin system RelE/ParE family toxin, giving the protein MLKIRYHKQFKKDFKLAMKRGLRAELLEEVLNFLVKEKELPARYRDHQLTASKHFQGVRECHIQPDWLLVYKVDKSELVLNLLRTGSHSDLF; this is encoded by the coding sequence GTGCTTAAGATTCGTTATCATAAACAGTTTAAAAAAGATTTTAAGTTGGCTATGAAGCGTGGTTTGAGGGCAGAATTATTAGAAGAAGTTTTGAATTTTCTTGTTAAAGAAAAAGAACTTCCTGCTAGATATCGTGATCATCAATTAACGGCATCTAAGCATTTTCAAGGAGTTCGTGAGTGTCATATCCAACCAGATTGGCTTTTGGTCTATAAAGTAGACAAGTCAGAATTGGTTTTAAACTTGCTGAGGACGGGCAGTCATAGCGATTTATTTTAA
- a CDS encoding AAA family ATPase — protein sequence MKIRKILLYNFKNFRNETVIDFSDGITFLVGPNGYGKTTIFDAIELGLTGNLSRINKVTAENIVYNKPFFQNEIGQPVIIKLWLEKMNGDQLVIVRKLVNSSTDSRNSFAPLKSASQFKLFRQVEVSETNFSSIDNTSLEEITQSSIDAFLGINGKYEIEKIFNLFNYIQQEETTFFLKQTEQERGDSLSFLVKTDKVEKKIKEINTVTNVINRKISDLEGQLKNLKQQELSDVPYHRLFNHKEFVFDCETPFSIANLDKLLTYQNTLQNIIDFKKNFSIEEYNRKRERDKRKKDIADDTAVKQALYFSILSPNILRSNSQWLWEKYSLDNPKLFEYVLLENYLQSYERVVHDCNRRKQLNTYLTNLSADITEMTEQSITYTQNDRLSGDFELLKIQVVKFQSLRNNASQVDKNLSELRQLRSNLGNKFDELRHRHIDENKCPFCNSQFQTFEELKQAYDSYKNYLTEISSQNSLQLQEVQLLLNELIQQLKKKIIDEINSFSTDVDKNLLDRLQELKNLYQSYSRNVEGFKTFIQSYTIMVPYELGRLEFKDYNQQYQLNLKEFQSKLVVDNDVYRLLDINNLENIKRQLGDLREEFSELQFETYQLESSSYSKINMAMIDSKLLELKNAIHSAVDNKYAINENLIADAENIFPTYFQSKVEVLEDIRIGDLENKKLYLDRQHKLVQNQQLQDLSSQIETLRATVGRLEEINTIYKEEVKQFKIDIVKKLRIPFFIYSAKMLQNYQQGMGIFLTYKKTTSSDNGKVAIIRFKSDTNNDHDVMNQLSTGQLAVVSLAFTLSLNTMFKLSDNLNFLMIDDPVQDMDAMNVLSFIEILRHGIIDKYQIILSTYSDFNALFMGYKFANSNSEVNIKYEKVSDLQG from the coding sequence GTGAAGATTAGGAAAATTTTACTTTATAATTTCAAGAACTTTAGAAATGAAACAGTTATTGATTTTAGTGATGGAATAACATTTTTAGTGGGACCAAATGGATATGGAAAGACAACTATTTTTGATGCAATAGAGTTAGGATTGACTGGTAATCTTTCTCGCATTAATAAAGTTACTGCTGAAAATATTGTGTATAATAAGCCCTTCTTTCAGAATGAAATTGGTCAGCCGGTAATTATAAAATTGTGGCTAGAAAAAATGAATGGTGACCAACTTGTAATTGTAAGAAAATTAGTAAATAGTTCTACTGATAGTAGAAATTCATTTGCACCTTTGAAGTCTGCCAGTCAGTTTAAGTTATTTAGACAAGTGGAAGTAAGCGAGACAAATTTTAGTTCTATAGATAATACTAGTCTGGAAGAGATTACTCAAAGTTCTATTGACGCATTTTTAGGTATTAATGGGAAATATGAGATAGAAAAAATTTTCAATCTATTTAATTATATTCAACAGGAAGAAACAACCTTTTTTCTAAAGCAAACGGAACAAGAAAGAGGCGATAGTTTATCTTTTTTAGTAAAAACGGATAAAGTAGAGAAGAAAATAAAAGAGATTAATACAGTAACAAACGTTATTAATAGAAAGATTAGTGATTTAGAGGGACAATTAAAAAACTTAAAACAGCAAGAACTATCGGATGTCCCTTATCATAGATTATTTAATCATAAGGAATTTGTATTTGATTGTGAAACTCCTTTTTCTATTGCTAATCTTGACAAATTATTAACTTATCAAAATACTTTACAAAATATTATTGATTTTAAGAAGAATTTCTCGATAGAAGAGTATAATAGAAAGAGGGAAAGAGATAAAAGAAAAAAAGATATTGCTGATGATACGGCTGTCAAACAAGCATTATATTTTTCAATATTATCTCCCAATATTCTTAGATCAAATTCTCAATGGCTGTGGGAAAAGTATTCATTAGACAATCCAAAATTATTTGAATATGTGCTTTTAGAGAATTACCTACAATCATATGAGAGAGTTGTTCATGATTGCAATCGAAGAAAGCAACTAAATACCTACTTGACTAATTTATCAGCGGATATTACTGAGATGACAGAACAGTCCATTACTTATACTCAAAATGATAGATTGTCAGGTGATTTTGAATTGCTTAAAATACAAGTAGTTAAATTCCAAAGTCTGAGGAATAATGCTAGCCAGGTAGACAAAAATTTAAGTGAACTACGACAATTAAGGAGTAACTTAGGTAATAAGTTTGATGAGTTGAGACATCGACATATTGATGAAAACAAATGTCCATTCTGTAATTCACAGTTCCAAACATTTGAAGAATTGAAGCAAGCTTATGATAGTTATAAAAATTATCTAACTGAAATTTCGTCTCAAAATAGTCTGCAATTGCAAGAAGTTCAATTATTGCTGAATGAACTGATCCAGCAACTGAAGAAGAAAATCATTGATGAAATAAATAGCTTCTCTACGGATGTAGATAAAAATTTATTAGATAGATTACAAGAATTAAAAAATTTGTATCAAAGTTATTCTCGAAATGTCGAAGGTTTTAAAACTTTTATTCAGTCGTACACAATTATGGTACCATATGAGTTGGGAAGGTTAGAATTTAAAGACTATAACCAGCAGTACCAGTTAAACTTGAAAGAATTTCAATCAAAATTAGTAGTTGATAATGATGTTTATCGGTTACTAGATATTAATAATCTGGAAAATATAAAGAGGCAACTGGGTGATTTAAGAGAAGAATTTTCTGAATTACAGTTTGAAACGTACCAATTGGAATCAAGCTCATATTCGAAGATAAATATGGCGATGATTGATAGTAAATTGCTTGAATTAAAAAATGCTATTCACTCGGCAGTTGATAATAAATATGCTATTAATGAGAATCTGATAGCAGACGCTGAGAACATATTTCCTACATATTTTCAAAGTAAAGTGGAAGTATTAGAGGATATTCGTATTGGAGATTTAGAGAATAAGAAACTTTATCTTGATAGACAGCATAAACTAGTTCAAAATCAGCAACTTCAAGATTTATCAAGTCAGATAGAAACATTGAGAGCAACTGTGGGGCGATTAGAAGAAATTAATACTATATATAAAGAAGAAGTAAAACAGTTCAAAATAGATATTGTTAAAAAACTACGTATCCCATTCTTTATATATTCAGCAAAAATGTTACAAAATTATCAACAAGGTATGGGAATTTTCTTAACGTACAAGAAAACAACGAGTAGTGATAATGGGAAAGTAGCAATTATTAGATTTAAATCCGACACTAATAATGATCATGATGTAATGAATCAGCTGAGTACAGGGCAGTTGGCTGTTGTGTCTCTAGCATTTACTCTTTCACTGAATACGATGTTTAAGCTATCTGATAATTTGAATTTCTTAATGATAGATGATCCAGTTCAAGACATGGATGCTATGAATGTACTATCTTTTATTGAAATTTTACGTCATGGAATTATAGATAAGTATCAGATCATTTTATCAACTTATAGCGATTTTAATGCTTTGTTCATGGGTTATAAATTTGCAAATTCAAATTCGGAAGTAAATATAAAATATGAAAAGGTTAGTGACTTGCAAGGATAA